From Rutidosis leptorrhynchoides isolate AG116_Rl617_1_P2 chromosome 3, CSIRO_AGI_Rlap_v1, whole genome shotgun sequence, a single genomic window includes:
- the LOC139901248 gene encoding uncharacterized protein produces the protein MAVAATMATKGGCIGFMFIEHTCYRKSVFWMQLQVRGVRTARDTHEHYARRYAYHYGDIVINVASSGIAALLLTGGRTARLCFAIPINMQEDSFCSIRKDSELSKLLNKAKLIIWDEAPMMHRNCFEAFDRTMRDIIVSPNSNAPFDGKVVVFGGDFHQILPLLRNMDQSKGLCNSTRLLVERMAKHTIEAHIITSHYFGNLTYIPRMMIAPTDKKIAVKFQRRQFPIDVCFAMTINKSQGQSLSNVGLFLRKLVFTHDQLYVVVSRVMSKKGLKVIILDENGNDARITKNVVYKEVL, from the exons ATGGCAGTTGCCGCAACAATGGCCACTAAAGGTGGTtgcatagggtttatgttcatagaacATACCTGTTACCGTAAGAGTGTTTTCTGGATGCAATTGCAAGTTCGA GGCGTGCGCACCGCACGTGATACGCACGAGCACTACGCGCGTAGGTACGCGTATCATTATGGTGACATAGTGATCAATGTTGCATCCAGTGGGATTGCTGCTTTACTTTTGACTGGAGGTCGCACAGCACGTTTGTGTTTTGCAATTCCCATAAATATGCAAGAGGATTCATTTTGTTCTATTAGGAAAGATAGTGAACTTTCTAAATTATTGAATAAAGCTAAATTAATTATATGGGATGAAGCGCCTATGATGCATAGGAATTGTTTTGAAGCATTTGACCGAACTATGCGTGACATAATAGTGTCACCGAATAGTAATGCTCCATTTGATGGTAAGGTTGTTGTTTTTGGTGGTGATTTTCATCAAATTTTACCG TTACTTCGTAACATGGATCAATCAAAAGGACTATGTAATAGTACTCGTCTTTTAGTTGAGAGGATGGCGAAACATACAATTGAAGCTCACATCATTACAAGTCACTATTTTGGTAACCTTACCTATATTCCACGGATGATGATTGCACCTACAGACAAGAAAATCGCAGTGAAGTTTCAACGACGCCAATTTCCAATTGATGTTTGCTTTGCAATGACTATTAACAAGAGTCAGGGTCAATCGTTGTCCAATGTTGGGTTGTTTCTACGTAAGCtcgtgtttacacacgaccaattGTACGTAGTTGTTTCTCGAGTTATGAGCAAGAAAGGGTTGAAAGTCATCATTTTAGATGAGAACGGTAATGATGCGAGAATCACAAAAAATGTAGTTTATAAAGAAGTTTTGTGA